A single window of Rhizobium sp. SL42 DNA harbors:
- a CDS encoding mannitol dehydrogenase family protein → MIMLLSSSSQLNDGVLMPRYDRSRLKPGIVHIGFGAFHRAHQAVYTDTALAASFGDWGIVGVSLRSSEPIRDLTAQDHLFSVIACDASGAEPRVVGSVVGGISAANDRDGLLVLLADPAIRIVSLTVTEKAYGFDPASGGLDRRHPAVAADLVTPAAPIGVIGMLVEGLARRKRAGVSPFTVLCCDNLPTNGRVVERLVLEMAQARDPALASWIAAEGAFPCTMVDRIVPAATNETRRRAADLLGVEDKLALDTEPFMQWVIEDRFVSGRPEWDRAGALFVADVEPYEKMKLRMLNGPHSMIAYLGQLKGLEYVKDVMAVPTYADRVRRHMSAAALTLDPVPGIDLGQYQQQLIERFCNPTIAHRTKQIAMDGSQKLPQRIFAAAVDDLAAGRNAAVFAEATAFWIAYVMQNPQIEDPRALELRQASAAVDPADPSASFFALPGLFPPRLAADRDWRDLVNAALDLELRPA, encoded by the coding sequence CTGATCATGCTCCTGTCTTCTTCCTCCCAATTGAATGACGGGGTACTCATGCCGCGCTATGATCGCTCCAGGCTCAAGCCCGGCATCGTTCATATCGGCTTTGGCGCCTTTCATCGCGCACACCAGGCGGTCTACACGGACACCGCGCTTGCGGCGTCCTTCGGCGACTGGGGCATTGTCGGCGTGAGCCTGCGCTCGTCTGAGCCGATCCGTGATTTGACAGCACAGGATCATCTGTTTTCCGTGATTGCATGCGATGCATCGGGGGCAGAGCCTCGTGTCGTCGGCTCAGTCGTGGGGGGTATTTCGGCCGCGAACGACCGCGACGGCCTGCTGGTGTTATTGGCCGATCCGGCAATCCGCATCGTTTCGCTGACGGTCACGGAAAAGGCTTATGGTTTCGATCCCGCATCGGGAGGACTTGATCGTCGCCATCCAGCCGTTGCTGCCGATCTTGTGACGCCCGCTGCGCCGATTGGTGTGATCGGCATGCTGGTCGAAGGGCTTGCGCGGCGCAAGCGGGCGGGCGTGTCGCCCTTCACTGTGTTGTGTTGCGACAACCTGCCGACCAATGGTCGGGTGGTCGAGCGTCTCGTATTGGAAATGGCGCAGGCGCGCGATCCGGCGCTTGCCAGCTGGATTGCGGCGGAAGGTGCGTTTCCATGCACGATGGTGGACCGCATCGTTCCTGCTGCAACGAATGAGACGCGTCGCCGTGCGGCCGATCTCCTCGGTGTTGAAGACAAGCTGGCGCTGGACACCGAGCCCTTCATGCAATGGGTGATCGAGGATCGCTTCGTTTCCGGTCGACCGGAATGGGACCGTGCCGGCGCTCTGTTCGTTGCCGATGTCGAGCCATACGAGAAGATGAAGCTCCGGATGCTGAACGGGCCGCATTCGATGATTGCCTATCTCGGCCAGCTCAAGGGTCTTGAGTATGTCAAGGATGTCATGGCAGTGCCGACATATGCCGATCGCGTGCGCCGGCATATGTCGGCTGCAGCTCTGACGCTGGACCCCGTGCCGGGCATCGATCTCGGACAGTATCAGCAGCAACTGATCGAGCGCTTTTGCAACCCGACAATCGCTCATCGCACGAAACAGATTGCAATGGACGGAAGCCAGAAGCTGCCGCAGCGTATTTTTGCAGCGGCAGTCGATGACCTGGCTGCAGGGCGTAATGCGGCCGTCTTTGCCGAAGCAACGGCGTTCTGGATTGCCTATGTCATGCAGAACCCGCAGATCGAGGATCCGCGGGCCTTGGAGTTGCGCCAAGCCTCTGCGGCCGTGGATCCTGCCGATCCGTCCGCCAGCTTCTTTGCTCTCCCCGGTTTGTTTCCTCCGCGACTGGCCGCAGATCGCGATTGGCGTGACCTTGTCAATGCCGCGCTAGATCTGGAGTTGCGGCCAGCTTAG
- the uxuA gene encoding mannonate dehydratase — MRHTWRWFGPVDRVSVQDAAQAGALGIVSALHHIPTGEVWPVEEIAKRKGEIAAGGLQWDVVESIPVSESIKTQTGPWREHIGHWQETLRRVSAAGIKTVCYNFMPVLDWTRTDLRWKARHGARAMRFDRIDFVAFDIHLLERPAAPAEYDPETREQALQRFRGMTDERKLGLSRNIGAGLPGSADGYSLPQLRAHLETYAGIDRERLKRHLVDFLSEVTPVAEEVGINICAHPDDPPWALLGLPRVLSNADDYAHMLNAVDRPANGMTFCTGSLGALGSNDLPAMVRQFAPRIHFVHLRNVRREEDRTPCSFYEDEHLEGDTDMVAVIAELVAEEKRRKAEGRPDHQIPMRPDHGQEILDDLTRGAQPGYPAIGRLKGLAELRGIERTLSHLTYGLS; from the coding sequence ATGCGACATACATGGCGTTGGTTCGGTCCTGTCGACCGGGTGAGTGTGCAGGATGCGGCCCAAGCTGGTGCGCTTGGTATCGTCAGCGCTCTGCATCACATTCCGACAGGGGAGGTCTGGCCGGTCGAGGAGATCGCCAAGCGGAAGGGTGAAATTGCGGCAGGCGGGCTTCAATGGGATGTCGTCGAAAGCATCCCTGTGTCCGAAAGCATCAAGACCCAGACCGGGCCTTGGCGCGAGCATATCGGCCATTGGCAGGAGACCCTTCGGCGCGTGTCAGCCGCGGGTATCAAGACTGTCTGCTACAATTTCATGCCGGTGCTGGACTGGACCCGCACGGACCTGAGATGGAAGGCTCGGCACGGCGCCAGAGCTATGCGCTTCGACCGTATTGATTTCGTCGCCTTCGATATCCATCTGCTGGAGCGGCCGGCGGCACCGGCCGAGTATGACCCGGAAACCCGGGAACAGGCCTTGCAACGTTTCCGAGGGATGACCGACGAGCGCAAGCTCGGCCTTTCCCGCAATATCGGGGCGGGGCTTCCCGGTTCTGCTGACGGCTACAGTCTGCCGCAGCTGCGTGCGCATCTTGAGACCTATGCCGGCATTGATCGTGAAAGGCTGAAGCGGCACCTTGTCGATTTTCTTTCTGAGGTCACGCCCGTTGCCGAAGAGGTTGGGATCAATATCTGCGCCCATCCGGACGATCCGCCATGGGCGCTGCTTGGCCTGCCGCGTGTTTTGTCGAATGCCGACGACTATGCCCATATGCTGAATGCGGTCGACCGCCCCGCCAATGGCATGACTTTCTGCACCGGGTCTCTTGGAGCCCTTGGTTCGAATGACCTGCCAGCCATGGTGCGCCAGTTTGCACCCCGTATCCATTTCGTCCACCTGCGCAATGTCCGACGCGAGGAGGATCGCACGCCATGTTCGTTCTACGAGGATGAACATCTCGAAGGCGACACCGATATGGTCGCGGTCATTGCCGAACTTGTTGCGGAAGAAAAGCGACGGAAGGCCGAGGGTCGCCCGGATCACCAGATCCCGATGCGCCCCGACCATGGACAGGAAATCCTCGATGACCTGACGCGTGGCGCCCAGCCCGGCTATCCGGCAATCGGGCGCCTCAAAGGTCTCGCCGAACTGCGCGGCATCGAGCGGACTTTGTCACATCTCACTTACGGACTGTCCTGA
- a CDS encoding HPP family protein translates to MTQQHPWFFRLIPEAATVSYRERGRAVAGALIGILATGLVGHFFAKESPGLPALIAPMGASAVLLFAVPSSPLAQPWSIMGGNIVSALIGVTVAKLVADPFLASALAVGVAIAAMMALRCLHPPSGAIALTAVLGGPLVQSLGYDFVVWPVAGNSLLLLLLALAFNNLTGRRYPHMPKPAASEHGTSDPSPVERIGFTRADLDEVLLEYDEFLDIDRDDLENILRRTELRSYQRRSGDTVCAQIMSRDVVAVAPDASLQEALTLLRRHHIKALPVTDDNARVIGIVTQTDLLDKAEWNKGRPVIGFRRRLQLALSGASAPNGTVRDIMTTPVRTVLPQSPVSAAIVTFAEEGLHYLPVINGGNRLVGIISQTDVLVAMLADK, encoded by the coding sequence ATGACGCAACAGCATCCCTGGTTTTTCCGATTGATTCCCGAAGCAGCGACAGTCAGCTACCGGGAGCGGGGGCGGGCAGTTGCGGGTGCCTTGATCGGGATCCTGGCGACTGGTCTTGTTGGCCATTTCTTCGCCAAGGAAAGTCCAGGTCTGCCCGCTTTGATCGCGCCGATGGGGGCCTCTGCGGTGCTATTGTTCGCTGTACCCTCCAGTCCCTTGGCCCAGCCCTGGTCGATCATGGGCGGCAATATCGTGTCCGCGCTCATCGGGGTTACGGTCGCCAAGCTGGTGGCGGATCCCTTTCTTGCCTCGGCCTTGGCTGTCGGCGTGGCGATTGCCGCGATGATGGCACTGCGCTGCCTGCATCCGCCGAGCGGTGCCATAGCCCTGACGGCGGTCCTCGGTGGCCCGCTCGTGCAAAGCTTGGGCTATGATTTCGTCGTCTGGCCGGTCGCCGGAAACTCGTTGCTCCTGCTGCTATTGGCGCTCGCTTTCAACAATCTGACCGGCCGCCGCTATCCGCATATGCCGAAACCGGCAGCTTCCGAACACGGTACGTCCGATCCATCGCCGGTCGAGCGCATCGGCTTTACCCGCGCGGATCTCGACGAGGTGCTGCTGGAATACGACGAATTTCTCGATATCGACCGGGACGATCTCGAAAATATCCTGCGGCGCACGGAACTTCGTTCCTACCAGCGGCGCAGCGGCGATACCGTCTGTGCCCAGATCATGTCGCGCGACGTTGTTGCCGTTGCGCCAGACGCTTCATTGCAGGAGGCCTTGACGCTGTTGCGACGTCATCACATCAAGGCGTTGCCGGTGACAGACGACAATGCCCGGGTCATCGGTATCGTCACGCAGACGGATCTGCTGGACAAGGCCGAGTGGAACAAAGGTCGGCCGGTCATCGGCTTTCGCCGGCGATTGCAGCTCGCGCTTTCCGGTGCTTCTGCTCCGAACGGCACCGTGCGCGATATCATGACGACACCGGTCCGTACGGTACTGCCCCAGTCTCCGGTTTCGGCGGCGATTGTCACGTTCGCCGAGGAAGGACTGCACTATCTCCCGGTGATCAACGGTGGGAACCGGCTGGTCGGCATAATCTCGCAGACAGATGTTCTGGTCGCCATGCTGGCCGACAAATAA
- a CDS encoding sialic acid TRAP transporter substrate-binding protein SiaP, with protein sequence MKFRLKMLLGATAAVLATAFTAHAETVLKWAHVYETSEPFHSESVWAAEEIGKRTEGRYKIDVFPASQLGKEADLNQGLKLGTVDIIISGSSFAAREYAPIGVTYYPYTFRDPAHLIAYTKSDVFKRLAQGYEEASGNHIVAVTYYGTRHTTSNKPIAKCADMAGLKIRVPDVPAYLAMPRSCGANTTPIAFAEVYLALQNGTVEAQENPLTTIEAKKFYEVQKHIVLTGHIVDHLNTLISKSLWAQLSDADKQIFTEVMQQAAERSTNIIAEREKALVATFKERGIDVAEVDKTDFEKTVMEKAAMEDFGYVKADWEAIRAVK encoded by the coding sequence ATGAAGTTCAGACTGAAAATGCTTTTGGGCGCGACCGCCGCCGTTCTGGCCACGGCATTCACCGCGCATGCCGAAACCGTGCTGAAGTGGGCGCATGTCTACGAGACATCGGAACCGTTCCACAGCGAATCCGTCTGGGCGGCCGAGGAAATCGGCAAGCGCACCGAAGGGCGCTACAAAATCGATGTCTTCCCCGCGTCGCAGCTTGGCAAGGAAGCCGATCTGAACCAGGGCCTCAAGCTCGGCACGGTCGACATCATCATTTCCGGTTCGAGCTTTGCGGCGCGCGAATATGCGCCGATCGGCGTGACCTACTACCCCTACACGTTCCGCGATCCGGCTCACCTGATCGCCTATACCAAGAGTGACGTTTTCAAGCGTCTTGCCCAGGGTTATGAGGAGGCATCCGGCAATCACATTGTCGCCGTTACCTATTACGGAACACGGCACACCACTTCGAACAAGCCGATTGCCAAATGCGCAGATATGGCCGGACTGAAGATCCGCGTGCCGGACGTCCCGGCCTATCTCGCCATGCCGCGCTCCTGCGGAGCAAACACCACGCCGATCGCGTTTGCCGAGGTCTATCTTGCCCTGCAGAACGGCACGGTCGAAGCGCAGGAAAACCCGCTGACCACGATCGAAGCGAAGAAGTTCTACGAAGTTCAGAAGCACATCGTGCTCACCGGCCACATCGTGGATCATCTCAATACGCTGATTTCGAAGAGCCTCTGGGCGCAGCTGTCGGATGCCGACAAGCAGATCTTCACAGAGGTGATGCAGCAGGCGGCCGAGCGGAGCACCAATATCATTGCCGAACGTGAAAAGGCTTTGGTGGCGACGTTCAAGGAGCGCGGAATCGATGTTGCCGAAGTCGACAAGACCGACTTCGAAAAGACCGTGATGGAAAAAGCGGCCATGGAAGACTTCGGCTATGTCAAGGCCGACTGGGAGGCGATCCGCGCCGTCAAGTGA
- a CDS encoding chemotaxis protein CheW, with protein MNLTSNSNAADSLEIIAFRLHDQEFCVKTTSIREIRGWAPVTPIPHSPYEVLGVMNLRGTVIPIVDLAVKLGMPAAQATERSAVVVTEVNGMTVGLLVDGVSDILTVAGSTLQPLPAATGPSSAFSDGIIAHDKSMICFLSLERMFGEDDPSGWGMAA; from the coding sequence ATGAATTTGACTTCAAACTCGAATGCCGCCGACTCGCTCGAGATCATTGCATTTCGTCTGCATGATCAGGAGTTCTGCGTGAAGACGACCTCCATCCGCGAAATCCGCGGCTGGGCTCCTGTCACACCCATCCCGCATTCACCCTATGAAGTGCTTGGTGTCATGAACCTGCGCGGCACCGTGATCCCGATCGTCGACCTGGCGGTCAAGCTCGGCATGCCGGCAGCACAGGCAACCGAGCGGAGTGCCGTTGTCGTGACCGAAGTCAACGGTATGACCGTCGGGCTGCTGGTCGATGGCGTATCGGATATCCTCACCGTTGCCGGTAGCACCCTGCAGCCGCTTCCGGCCGCCACGGGCCCGAGTTCGGCGTTCTCGGACGGCATCATCGCCCATGACAAGAGCATGATCTGCTTCCTCAGCCTTGAGCGCATGTTCGGCGAAGACGACCCCTCCGGCTGGGGCATGGCGGCATAA
- a CDS encoding FadR/GntR family transcriptional regulator — protein MTTWPPVQKAHQTMIFSAVESRRLYRQVADQMRGLIESGELAAGSRLPAERELAQMLGVSRPTVREALIVLEVEGFIDIRMGSGIYVTARKVPASDMPPEDFEGPFELLRARAVVECAVAEEAARLAKPEHILILDDNLARMAAALDDRRQALALDRDFHVIVSGIIANQTLNRFVGSIHDMRMTPYFEKLASYFENKDTWRAAMEEHRAIRDAIAAGDPAAARAAMRAHLDQSQLRLSESFEEETTDGSIPAAWRRAGGV, from the coding sequence ATGACCACTTGGCCACCTGTCCAGAAGGCGCATCAAACGATGATTTTTTCTGCCGTGGAATCGCGCCGCCTGTATCGGCAGGTGGCGGACCAGATGCGGGGCCTGATCGAGAGCGGTGAGCTGGCGGCGGGTTCGAGACTGCCTGCGGAGCGAGAGTTGGCACAGATGCTGGGCGTTTCGCGTCCGACGGTGCGCGAAGCCCTGATCGTCCTGGAGGTCGAGGGTTTCATCGATATCCGCATGGGTTCGGGCATCTACGTGACAGCACGCAAGGTGCCCGCCAGCGACATGCCGCCTGAGGATTTCGAAGGCCCGTTCGAATTGCTGCGTGCGCGGGCGGTCGTCGAATGTGCGGTTGCTGAGGAAGCTGCAAGGCTCGCAAAGCCCGAGCACATCCTGATTCTAGACGACAATCTTGCCCGGATGGCGGCGGCTCTTGATGATCGTCGCCAGGCGCTGGCGCTCGATCGCGACTTCCATGTCATCGTATCCGGCATCATCGCCAACCAGACGCTGAACCGCTTCGTCGGCAGTATCCACGACATGCGCATGACGCCGTATTTCGAGAAGCTCGCCAGCTATTTCGAAAACAAGGATACCTGGAGGGCGGCGATGGAGGAGCATCGCGCGATCCGGGACGCGATTGCAGCGGGTGATCCGGCCGCAGCCCGGGCCGCAATGCGGGCCCATCTTGATCAATCACAGCTTCGCCTGTCGGAAAGTTTCGAGGAGGAAACGACCGACGGTTCGATACCGGCCGCATGGAGGCGTGCCGGCGGCGTCTAG
- a CDS encoding TRAP transporter large permease, producing the protein MLLLVGSFLVLMVVGVPVSISMAVASVLYLVFYNVAPDIIAAQRMIAGVESFPLLAVPFFILAGNLMNSAGVTGRIYSFAVALVGWMKGGLAQVNIIGSVIFSGMSGTALADAAGIGTIEIKAMKDHGYPVEVAVGVTAASATLGPIFPPSLPFVIYGMMANVSIGALFMAGIIPGVVMTLLMMITVAIFAYRRGWGADTPFEIKRLLSASIEVMVVLAVPLSIYALMLAGLSINMAVAVALVLLLAADWYFDFSAVMALMTPVILIGGMTMGWFTPTEAAVAAVLWSLFLGLVRYRTMTLKSLSRATFDTIETTASVLFIVTAASIFAWLLTVSQAAQMLSGAMLSITDNKWVFLILVNLLMLFVGCFLDTIAAITILVPILLPIVLQFDIDPVHFGLIMTLNLMIGLLHPPLGMVLFVLSRVAKLSVERTTMAILPWLVPLFIALILITFVPAVTLWLPTELGLIR; encoded by the coding sequence ATGCTTCTGCTCGTCGGTTCCTTTCTTGTCCTGATGGTCGTCGGGGTGCCCGTTTCCATCTCCATGGCTGTCGCATCCGTCCTCTATCTCGTCTTTTACAATGTCGCGCCCGATATCATCGCCGCGCAGCGGATGATTGCCGGTGTCGAGAGCTTTCCGCTGCTTGCTGTTCCGTTCTTCATTCTCGCCGGGAACCTGATGAATTCCGCCGGCGTCACCGGCCGTATCTATTCCTTCGCGGTCGCGCTGGTCGGCTGGATGAAGGGCGGGCTGGCGCAGGTCAACATCATCGGTTCAGTCATCTTTTCCGGCATGTCGGGTACGGCTCTCGCCGATGCGGCGGGCATTGGCACGATCGAGATCAAGGCGATGAAGGACCATGGCTATCCGGTCGAAGTCGCCGTCGGCGTGACGGCAGCGTCCGCCACCCTGGGGCCGATCTTTCCGCCCTCGCTGCCGTTTGTGATCTACGGCATGATGGCGAATGTCTCCATCGGCGCCTTGTTCATGGCCGGCATCATTCCGGGTGTCGTCATGACGCTTCTGATGATGATCACGGTGGCAATCTTTGCCTATCGGCGCGGATGGGGTGCTGACACGCCTTTCGAGATCAAGCGGCTGTTGTCGGCGTCGATCGAGGTGATGGTAGTGCTGGCGGTGCCATTGTCGATCTACGCACTTATGCTGGCTGGCCTGTCGATCAACATGGCGGTGGCTGTTGCACTCGTGTTGTTGCTGGCAGCAGACTGGTATTTCGATTTTTCGGCCGTCATGGCGCTGATGACGCCGGTCATCCTGATCGGTGGCATGACCATGGGGTGGTTCACGCCGACGGAGGCGGCGGTCGCGGCGGTTCTGTGGTCGCTGTTCCTTGGCCTGGTGCGCTACCGGACAATGACGCTTAAGTCACTGTCGCGTGCGACCTTCGACACGATCGAGACAACCGCATCGGTCCTGTTCATCGTCACGGCCGCATCGATCTTCGCCTGGCTTTTGACGGTCAGTCAGGCCGCACAGATGTTGTCCGGTGCAATGTTGTCGATCACCGACAACAAGTGGGTGTTTCTTATCCTGGTCAACCTGCTCATGCTGTTCGTCGGCTGCTTCCTGGATACGATCGCGGCGATCACAATCCTGGTGCCGATACTGCTGCCAATCGTATTGCAGTTCGACATCGATCCGGTGCATTTCGGTCTGATCATGACGCTCAACCTGATGATCGGGCTGTTGCATCCACCGCTCGGCATGGTGCTCTTCGTGTTGTCGCGCGTTGCCAAGCTTTCCGTCGAGCGGACCACAATGGCAATCCTGCCCTGGCTCGTGCCGCTGTTCATTGCTCTCATCCTGATCACCTTTGTTCCGGCCGTCACGCTCTGGCTGCCGACAGAGCTCGGTTTGATCCGCTGA
- a CDS encoding TRAP transporter small permease, protein MSKEIHTPITAEELAHSFDEAAPDIDISHYAIEDWVTLAIFWLMAGCVFLQFFTRYILNNSYAWTEEIAINCLIAVVFLGAVMCVRVSRHIQVDVLYHYVPAKVARVLAIFVDLVRVGFLAYACWLMWRYVSIVADERMVTVDLPRSIVFYSVMAGFVLMLFRSIQVFIANQRRGYSVLERPEEFQKIED, encoded by the coding sequence ATGTCAAAAGAAATCCATACGCCGATCACAGCGGAGGAACTTGCTCATTCCTTCGATGAAGCTGCACCCGATATCGATATCTCGCACTATGCGATCGAAGACTGGGTCACGCTTGCAATTTTCTGGCTCATGGCGGGTTGTGTCTTCCTGCAATTCTTCACCCGCTACATACTCAACAATTCCTACGCCTGGACAGAAGAGATCGCCATCAATTGCCTGATCGCCGTGGTCTTTCTCGGCGCGGTGATGTGTGTGCGCGTGTCGCGCCATATCCAGGTGGATGTGCTCTATCACTATGTTCCGGCAAAGGTGGCGCGTGTCCTTGCGATCTTTGTCGATCTCGTGCGGGTCGGCTTCCTTGCCTATGCCTGCTGGCTGATGTGGCGCTACGTGTCGATTGTCGCCGACGAGCGCATGGTCACCGTCGATCTGCCACGCAGCATCGTCTTCTACAGCGTGATGGCCGGCTTTGTGCTGATGCTGTTCCGCTCCATTCAGGTATTCATCGCCAATCAGCGGCGCGGCTATTCCGTGCTCGAGCGGCCGGAAGAATTTCAGAAGATCGAGGATTGA
- a CDS encoding L-idonate 5-dehydrogenase, protein MQTRLARLYGQRDLKVETADVGEPGEGDVLIKMSAGGICGSDLHYYQDGGFGPVRVREPIIPGHEASGHVAALGRGVSGLAIGDLVAVNPSQPCGHCRFCREAIPIHCLNMQFMGSAMRLPHAQGMFRDWMIVPSLQCFPAGSLVTAGEAACAEPLAVCLHAVAQAGNLSGRTVLVTGAGPIGALVVAAARHAGAADVVVTDLADAALERARAMGATRTINVRHDSGALAPFEADKGQFDVVFECSASEAALRTAIATVRPRGLIVQVGVTGDITLPLNALVGKELRLVGSQRFDAEFGKAVHLIADRSIDVRPIISHSFPIDQAVAAFEQAGDRSAACKVQLSFLR, encoded by the coding sequence ATGCAAACGCGCCTTGCCCGGCTTTATGGCCAACGTGATCTCAAGGTTGAAACGGCTGATGTTGGCGAGCCGGGCGAGGGAGACGTCCTGATCAAGATGTCGGCCGGCGGCATCTGTGGCTCGGATCTCCATTACTATCAAGATGGAGGCTTTGGTCCGGTGCGTGTCCGTGAGCCGATCATTCCCGGCCATGAAGCGTCGGGCCATGTTGCCGCCCTGGGCCGCGGCGTCTCAGGATTGGCAATCGGCGATCTGGTCGCGGTCAATCCCAGCCAGCCTTGCGGCCACTGCCGGTTTTGCCGCGAGGCGATACCGATCCATTGCCTCAACATGCAGTTCATGGGCAGCGCGATGCGCCTGCCGCATGCGCAGGGCATGTTTCGCGACTGGATGATTGTTCCGTCGCTCCAGTGCTTCCCGGCAGGCTCCCTGGTCACAGCCGGAGAAGCCGCCTGCGCCGAGCCGCTTGCAGTTTGTCTGCATGCGGTGGCGCAGGCTGGCAATCTCTCGGGTCGCACGGTCCTCGTTACCGGGGCCGGCCCGATCGGCGCGCTGGTCGTGGCCGCTGCGCGTCATGCCGGCGCGGCCGACGTTGTGGTTACCGATCTTGCCGATGCCGCGCTCGAAAGGGCAAGGGCAATGGGGGCCACCAGAACGATCAATGTTCGTCACGATTCAGGCGCGCTTGCTCCGTTCGAGGCGGATAAGGGGCAATTCGATGTGGTCTTCGAATGCTCTGCTTCGGAGGCGGCGCTCAGAACAGCAATCGCGACGGTGCGGCCGCGCGGCCTGATCGTGCAGGTCGGCGTGACGGGCGATATCACGCTTCCGCTCAATGCGTTGGTCGGCAAGGAATTGCGTCTCGTCGGTTCGCAGCGTTTCGATGCGGAATTCGGCAAGGCCGTCCACCTGATTGCCGACCGGAGCATCGACGTTCGGCCGATCATTTCGCACAGCTTTCCGATCGATCAAGCGGTCGCGGCCTTCGAGCAGGCGGGCGACCGATCGGCGGCCTGCAAGGTGCAACTCAGTTTTCTTCGCTGA
- a CDS encoding alginate lyase family protein, translated as MTDLTTSRICGAAAVSLLALTALSGTASIAEAAEETCFAIPAPVISLGFGSRYEAASKTRSDLDDDSDAAVTKALKPIDLFIQNLAKQVTKAGKETDAATRAEYQRCVINAVYQWASANALSDMKTDNAKLSVPSRVGGIAIAYAESRNQVSGVADRQRVIEKWLLERARATVDFFDNDATKGAARNNLRAWASLAVGEVGILNEDKPLTDWAILSNRTMIADASPDGSLPLEMNRQQYALHYQLHAMSPLVTSIARLCSAGYGKGGADLTKLATMARFSINAVKDPTIVQKITGVKQTVEPGLKDNTSSLGWLEPYVALSNDKKMETEFADLRPLSNSKLGGNVTALYGNKRTSCVITAIR; from the coding sequence TTGACCGATTTGACCACTTCACGGATATGCGGCGCTGCCGCGGTATCACTGCTCGCATTGACGGCGCTGAGTGGCACAGCATCCATCGCGGAAGCTGCGGAAGAGACCTGCTTCGCAATCCCCGCCCCGGTGATCAGCCTCGGCTTTGGCAGCCGCTATGAAGCGGCCTCCAAAACTCGATCCGATCTGGACGATGATTCCGACGCTGCCGTGACCAAGGCCTTGAAGCCTATCGATCTGTTTATCCAGAACCTGGCCAAGCAGGTGACCAAGGCCGGCAAGGAAACCGACGCAGCCACCCGTGCGGAGTACCAGCGCTGCGTCATCAATGCCGTATACCAATGGGCCTCGGCCAATGCACTTAGCGACATGAAGACGGACAATGCCAAACTCTCCGTTCCTTCGCGTGTCGGCGGCATCGCCATCGCCTATGCAGAAAGCCGTAACCAGGTGAGCGGTGTGGCCGACAGACAGCGCGTCATCGAGAAATGGCTGCTGGAACGGGCTCGCGCAACGGTCGACTTCTTCGACAATGATGCAACGAAGGGGGCGGCCCGCAACAACCTGCGCGCCTGGGCGAGCCTCGCGGTTGGAGAGGTCGGCATCCTCAATGAAGACAAACCGCTGACCGACTGGGCCATTCTCAGCAACCGGACGATGATTGCCGATGCCTCTCCTGATGGCAGCCTGCCTCTTGAGATGAACCGGCAGCAATATGCTCTGCACTACCAGTTGCATGCGATGTCGCCGCTGGTCACATCAATCGCACGGCTTTGCTCTGCGGGCTATGGAAAGGGCGGGGCAGACCTGACGAAGCTGGCCACAATGGCGCGCTTCTCGATCAACGCCGTCAAGGATCCAACAATTGTTCAGAAAATCACCGGCGTCAAACAGACGGTCGAGCCTGGTTTGAAGGACAACACGTCGTCGCTCGGGTGGCTCGAACCCTATGTCGCGTTGAGCAATGACAAGAAGATGGAAACCGAGTTCGCCGACCTCCGGCCGCTGTCGAACTCCAAGCTCGGCGGCAATGTCACGGCGTTGTATGGAAACAAGCGAACGAGCTGCGTCATAACAGCCATTCGCTGA